GCCGACGCCGGCGACCAGCACCGGGTCGTCGTCTCGGCCGCCGACGAGACCCGCCGCAGTCCCCGACTCCCCCGGTCGGTAGGCGTCGTCGAACAGCGGTCCCGACTCCGTCCCCTCGCGGAGGGTCCCCGCGCGGCCGTCGAACAGCGGTCGGGAACCATCCTCGCTTTCGTCGGTCGTCATCGGATCACCGGCGGTCAGTCCCCGCTGATGATGTCGCGGATCGCCTCCTCCGCGGGCTGGTCTCCGTCGGTGAACGAACAGCCACAGGAGGTGACGTCCTCCGCGATGACGTCGCGCTGGCGATCCGTGTGCAGGTGGACCGTACACGGCATACACGGGTCGAAGCTTCGGATCGATCGGAGGATGTCCATCCCCGAGAAGTCCTCCTCGTCGGTGAACTCCTCGAGCAGCGGCGTGTTCAGCGCGGCCTCCTCGTACGGGCCGGGGTTGCCGAAGGGATCGGTGGGCGACGCCATCCAGGTACTCGGCGTCAGGATCTGGTAGGTGTCGATAACGCCGTCCTCGATGACGACGTGGTGGGTGAGGTAGCCGCGGCCGGCCTCCCAGAAGCCGACGCCGCGCTGGGTACCCGACGATGGGACCTCGAACGGCGTGTGGATGTCGGACGCGCCCCGCTTCAGCAGTTCGAGCGCCTCGACGAACCCGGTGTAACAGACGAGCGAGCAGTAGGCGACGTGGTAGGCCTTCGCCCGCATCCGTTCGGCGGCGTTCAATCGGTCGGGAACGTCCCAGCGCAGTGTCATCTCGGGCTGTTCGGTCTCGGGCAGGTGGAGGTTCAGTCCGTCGCCGGTCGGCTCGATGTACGGGTTCTCGACCTCCTCGGCCATCGCGGTCAGCCAGTGTCGGGAGTGGGGGCCGGTCTCCATCACCTGACGGTCCCATCGGGGCGAAGTCCCCCACGTGTACTTCTCGCGCCAGGACTTCCCTTCCGGCTTCGGGCGCGTCTCCTTGTTCCAGGGATGGTACGGGCTGATCGGACCGCCTGACGGCGTCTCCGAGAAGCGCGGCTCCTCGTCGTCGGTCCAGTCCTCGTAGTAGGAGTGGTCGACGAACTCCTCGAGGCCCATGTCCACGTCCGTCAGGTTCGTCGTCACCAGTTCGCCGTCGACGATGACGCCGGGCGTCGACAGTCGGGCCAGTCCCCACTCGTCGGCGTCCTCGTAGCGGGCGTTGTACACCGCGGGGTCGTCCCAGATGCCCGTTCCGACGAGGTTGATCGGTCGCTCGCCGACGTGCTCGTATCCCTCCAGATTCTCGAGCAGGAAGTCGAGCAGGTCGTCCCAGACGAACGCGACCTTCTTCGCGTAGTCGAAGAAGTGGTTGAGTCGCGTGTAGAACTGCTGGAACGACGTCCGGGTGAGCGTCGTCGTCAGCCCGCCCGGCGCGATGGTCGACGGGTGAGGGTACTTGCCGAGCATGAGCGACGCCGCCTGCCGCGCCTCGCGGGTGTTTTCCAGGGCTTCGAGGTAGAGTTCGCCCTCGAGCGGGTTCATCGCCGTCATGATCTCGCCGACCGTCTCGTAGCCGTGAACGTCTTCGTGGGGTGCGCTCGTCTCCTTCGCCTGCTCGACCACGTCCGGGTTGCTCTGGGAGAGCAGGGATTCGGAGTAGTCCGGCCCCGCCAGCAGGAACAGGTGCAGCGAGTGGTCGTAGAGGAACGCCGCGGCCTGTCCCATGTTGCGCGCCCAGACGCCCATCGGCGGCGGTTCGACGGGGAACGCCATCTCGAGAGCCATCGACGAGACGATGGAGTGAACGGCCCCGCAGACGCCGCAGGCGCGACTGGACAGGTCGATGGCGTCTCGCGGATCGCGCCCCTCGAGGATGATCTCGTAGCCGCGAAACAGCGTCGCCTGGGAGTGTGCCTCGAGTACCTCCCGATTCTCGAGGTCGGCCTTCGCGTGGAACGCGAGCGCCCCGGCGACGCGGGTCACCGGATCGATGTTCACGTCCTTGACGTTCTCGCTGAGCTGATCCTCGCGTTCGGCCGACTCCTCGGTTACCCGTTCGCCGCCGTTGGTCTCCCCGTCCCCGAGGCCG
This DNA window, taken from Natronococcus sp. CG52, encodes the following:
- a CDS encoding nickel-dependent hydrogenase large subunit, which encodes MTFDNLPIEFDDEGNSILTDETGFAVPDNHDGVATNGLGDGETNGGERVTEESAEREDQLSENVKDVNIDPVTRVAGALAFHAKADLENREVLEAHSQATLFRGYEIILEGRDPRDAIDLSSRACGVCGAVHSIVSSMALEMAFPVEPPPMGVWARNMGQAAAFLYDHSLHLFLLAGPDYSESLLSQSNPDVVEQAKETSAPHEDVHGYETVGEIMTAMNPLEGELYLEALENTREARQAASLMLGKYPHPSTIAPGGLTTTLTRTSFQQFYTRLNHFFDYAKKVAFVWDDLLDFLLENLEGYEHVGERPINLVGTGIWDDPAVYNARYEDADEWGLARLSTPGVIVDGELVTTNLTDVDMGLEEFVDHSYYEDWTDDEEPRFSETPSGGPISPYHPWNKETRPKPEGKSWREKYTWGTSPRWDRQVMETGPHSRHWLTAMAEEVENPYIEPTGDGLNLHLPETEQPEMTLRWDVPDRLNAAERMRAKAYHVAYCSLVCYTGFVEALELLKRGASDIHTPFEVPSSGTQRGVGFWEAGRGYLTHHVVIEDGVIDTYQILTPSTWMASPTDPFGNPGPYEEAALNTPLLEEFTDEEDFSGMDILRSIRSFDPCMPCTVHLHTDRQRDVIAEDVTSCGCSFTDGDQPAEEAIRDIISGD